From the genome of Arvicola amphibius chromosome 9, mArvAmp1.2, whole genome shotgun sequence, one region includes:
- the Neurog3 gene encoding neurogenin-3 — MAPHPLGAPTIQVPQDTQQPFSGASDNEVLSSKFTPPSPTLMLRDCSEAEGGDCRGTSRKLRARRGGRNRPKSELALSKQRRSRRKKANDRERNRMHNLNSALDALRGVLPTFPDDAKLTKIETLRFAHNYIWALTQTLRIADHSFYGPETTVPCGELGSPGGGSNGDWGSLYSPVSQAGSLSPTASLEEFPGLQVPSSPSCLLPGASVFSDFL, encoded by the coding sequence ATGGCGCCTCATCCCTTGGGTGCGCCCACCATCCAAGTGCCCCAAGATACCCAGCAACCTTTTTCCGGAGCCTCAGACAATGAAGTCCTCAGCTCCAAATTCACCCCACCAAGCCCCACTCTCATGCTAAGGGACTGCTCCGAAGCAGAAGGGGGTGACTGCCGAGGGACCTCGAGGAAGCTCCGCGCACGGCGCGGAGGGCGGAACCGGCCCAAGAGTGAGTTGGCACTGAGCAAGCAACGACGAAGCCGACGCAAGAAGGCCAATGACCGGGAGCGCAATCGTATGCACAACCTCAACTCCGCGCTGGATGCGCTGCGTGGTGTGCTACCCACCTTCCCAGATGACGCCAAACTTACAAAGATCGAGACGCTGCGCTTCGCCCACAACTACATCTGGGCACTGACTCAGACGTTGCGCATAGCGGACCACAGCTTCTATGGGCCGGAGACCACTGTTCCCTGTGGGGAGCTGGGCAGCCCGGGAGGTGGCTCCAATGGGGACTGGGGCTCTCTCTACTCCCCAGTTTCTCAAGCTGGCAGCCTGAGCCCTACCGCCTCGCTGGAAGAGTTCCCTGGCCTGCAGGTGCCCAGCTCCCCCTCCTGTCTGCTCCCGGGCGCGTCGGTGTTCTCAGACTTCTTGTGA